The following coding sequences lie in one Candidatus Eremiobacterota bacterium genomic window:
- the ftsY gene encoding signal recognition particle-docking protein FtsY yields MSWLSRLRSSLGRARESFASVTRLGRAERPLTPEFWDELEETLILADFGVPATQKIVTGLQTVARQEEWTTADRPIARFRKDVGRFLTLPDAELKLDRMPAVIMIVGVNGSGKTTTIGKLAMRLRQEGKRVLLVAADTFRAAAAEQLTIWAERSGSAIVRGAEGADPASVVFDGVRAAKARGADVVLVDTAGRLQTKTNLMEELKKMRRVIERELGEPPIETLLVVDGTNGQNAISQAKLFHAATKLTGIVITKLDSTAKGGVLVAIVDELEVPIKFVGLGEGLDDLRPFVPAQFIDALFDDEQNAIPLAQSRESVI; encoded by the coding sequence ATGAGTTGGCTGTCGCGTCTGCGCTCCTCCCTCGGCCGGGCGCGCGAGAGCTTTGCTTCCGTCACCCGGCTCGGCCGAGCCGAACGTCCGCTGACGCCTGAGTTTTGGGACGAGCTCGAAGAAACGCTGATTCTCGCCGACTTTGGCGTGCCGGCAACTCAAAAGATCGTCACCGGGCTTCAGACCGTTGCCCGCCAAGAGGAGTGGACGACAGCCGATCGACCGATCGCGCGATTCCGCAAGGACGTCGGACGATTTCTAACCTTGCCCGACGCCGAACTGAAGTTGGACCGAATGCCCGCGGTGATCATGATCGTAGGCGTCAACGGCAGCGGAAAGACGACCACGATCGGCAAGCTGGCAATGCGATTGCGCCAAGAAGGCAAGCGCGTCTTGCTCGTTGCCGCCGATACGTTTCGCGCAGCGGCCGCCGAACAGCTCACGATCTGGGCCGAACGCAGCGGTAGCGCGATCGTGCGCGGCGCCGAAGGCGCCGATCCCGCCTCGGTTGTTTTCGACGGCGTGCGCGCCGCAAAGGCGAGGGGCGCCGACGTGGTGCTCGTGGATACCGCCGGACGGCTTCAGACCAAGACGAACCTCATGGAAGAGCTGAAGAAGATGCGTCGCGTGATCGAGCGAGAGCTTGGCGAGCCGCCGATCGAAACGCTGCTGGTGGTTGATGGAACTAACGGGCAAAACGCAATCTCGCAAGCAAAGCTCTTTCACGCCGCTACGAAGCTGACCGGAATCGTGATCACCAAGCTCGACTCGACCGCGAAAGGCGGCGTGCTCGTCGCCATCGTCGACGAGCTTGAAGTCCCGATCAAGTTTGTCGGGCTCGGGGAGGGGCTCGACGACCTGCGCCCGTTCGTGCCCGCGCAGTTTATCGATGCCCTTTTTGATGACGAGCAAAATGCCATACCCTTGGCACAGAGCCGTGAGAGTGTGATATAA
- the hpnJ gene encoding hopanoid biosynthesis associated radical SAM protein HpnJ yields the protein MTDFLKTLFVNPPTFEGYDGGAGSRYQCRREVRSFWYPTWLAQPAAMVPGSKLIDAPPDDLTVEQVAAQAKGYDRIVIHTSAPSFNNDARFAARLKQDNPNVVVGMVGAHVSVLPNESLNGAPAVDWVSVGEFDYTCVDVAAGKPLSEIDGLAYRRNGEIVHTPERPTITDMDAFPSVLDVYRRDLTIPNYFNGYLQHPYLSLYTGRGCKSKCTFCLWPQTIGGHLYRVRSVESVEAEMARAKAMFPEVKEFFFDDDTLTDNVARVEEIARRLGRLGITWSCNAKPNVPRATLEILRANGLRLLLVGYESGNQQVLNNMKKGTRIDIIRRFSKDCRELGIKVHGTFILGMPGETAETIRETVNFACEMDPETIQVSLAAPYPGTYLYKQAQENGWLEVTEGLVDSHGVQHAALNYPGLTSTMMFESVDEFYRRFYFRPRKMFSLLGGMIGDRQVMKRRLREGVEFFQFLRERRREQRASLQN from the coding sequence ATGACCGACTTCCTAAAGACTCTGTTCGTGAATCCGCCGACGTTTGAGGGCTACGACGGCGGCGCGGGCTCGCGATATCAGTGTCGTCGGGAGGTGCGTTCATTCTGGTATCCGACATGGCTCGCGCAGCCGGCGGCAATGGTGCCGGGCAGCAAGCTGATCGATGCGCCGCCCGATGATTTGACCGTAGAACAGGTCGCGGCGCAAGCGAAAGGGTACGATCGAATCGTCATCCATACGAGCGCTCCGTCGTTTAATAACGACGCGCGGTTCGCGGCGCGTTTGAAGCAAGATAATCCGAATGTCGTCGTGGGCATGGTCGGCGCTCACGTGAGCGTGCTTCCCAACGAATCGCTCAACGGCGCTCCCGCCGTCGACTGGGTGAGCGTCGGCGAGTTCGACTATACCTGCGTGGACGTCGCGGCCGGCAAACCGCTGAGCGAAATCGACGGATTGGCCTACCGACGCAATGGAGAAATCGTTCACACGCCCGAGCGTCCGACGATCACCGATATGGATGCGTTTCCATCGGTGCTCGACGTGTATCGGCGCGATCTCACCATACCGAATTACTTCAACGGCTACTTGCAGCACCCGTATCTCTCGCTCTATACCGGGCGCGGATGCAAATCGAAATGCACGTTCTGCCTTTGGCCCCAGACGATCGGCGGCCATCTGTACCGCGTGCGAAGCGTCGAGAGCGTCGAGGCGGAAATGGCGCGCGCAAAAGCGATGTTTCCCGAGGTCAAGGAGTTCTTTTTCGATGACGACACCTTGACCGACAACGTGGCGCGGGTGGAAGAGATCGCTCGCCGTTTGGGCCGCTTGGGCATCACGTGGTCGTGCAACGCCAAGCCGAACGTCCCTCGCGCGACGCTTGAAATCTTGAGAGCGAACGGCCTACGCCTGCTGCTGGTCGGCTATGAATCGGGAAACCAGCAGGTGCTCAACAACATGAAGAAAGGCACGCGCATCGATATCATTCGCCGCTTCTCCAAAGACTGCCGCGAGTTGGGCATCAAAGTCCACGGGACGTTCATCTTGGGCATGCCGGGCGAAACGGCGGAGACGATCCGTGAAACGGTCAACTTCGCTTGCGAGATGGATCCCGAAACCATTCAAGTCTCGCTTGCGGCGCCGTACCCGGGCACCTACCTCTACAAGCAGGCGCAGGAGAACGGCTGGCTCGAGGTTACCGAGGGATTAGTCGACAGTCACGGAGTTCAGCACGCGGCTCTCAACTATCCAGGCCTCACGTCGACAATGATGTTCGAGTCGGTTGACGAGTTTTATCGGCGCTTTTACTTCCGGCCGCGCAAGATGTTCTCGTTGCTCGGCGGAATGATCGGCGACCGCCAGGTGATGAAGCGCCGCTTGCGTGAAGGCGTGGAGTTCTTTCAGTTCTTGCGCGAGCGCCGGCGCGAGCAGCGAGCTTCACTTCAAAACTAG
- the recA gene encoding recombinase RecA, whose product MAAEDERQLALTNALAQIERQFGKGSIMRMGDFQERMAFEIIPSGSIALDLALGVGGFPRGRIVEIYGPESSGKTTLALHAIAEAQKTGGTAAFIDVEHALDPNYAAALGVDLDNLLVSQPDTGEQALEIAEMLTRSNAVDVVVVDSVAALVTRAELEGDMGDAHVGLQARLMSQALRKLTAAISRSKTVMVFINQLREKVGVMFGNPETTSGGRALKFYASVRLDVRKLETIKIGQDVVGTRTRVKVVKNKVAPPFRQAEFDITYGHGISKMGSILDVALDQNIVGKSGSWYTYGEQRIGQGRENAKAFLEEHSDVATEIESKLREALGKTASSNGKAPAPIVD is encoded by the coding sequence ATGGCAGCAGAAGACGAACGGCAACTCGCCCTTACCAACGCGCTCGCCCAGATCGAGCGGCAGTTTGGCAAAGGGTCGATCATGCGCATGGGTGACTTCCAGGAGCGCATGGCCTTCGAAATTATCCCAAGCGGTTCGATCGCGCTCGATCTGGCGTTGGGAGTCGGTGGGTTTCCGCGCGGGCGCATCGTTGAAATTTACGGTCCGGAGTCGAGCGGCAAAACGACTTTGGCGCTTCACGCGATTGCCGAGGCGCAAAAGACCGGCGGAACGGCCGCCTTCATCGATGTCGAGCACGCCCTCGATCCCAACTATGCGGCGGCGCTCGGCGTCGATCTCGATAATCTGCTTGTGTCCCAGCCCGATACCGGCGAACAAGCATTGGAGATCGCCGAGATGCTGACACGCAGCAATGCGGTCGACGTGGTGGTCGTCGACTCGGTTGCCGCGCTCGTGACGCGCGCGGAGCTCGAAGGCGATATGGGCGACGCCCATGTCGGTTTACAGGCGCGCTTGATGTCGCAGGCACTTCGTAAGCTGACGGCAGCGATCTCACGCAGCAAGACGGTCATGGTTTTCATCAACCAGCTGCGTGAAAAAGTCGGTGTTATGTTCGGCAATCCCGAAACGACCTCGGGCGGCCGTGCGCTCAAGTTTTATGCGTCGGTGCGGCTTGACGTGCGAAAGCTCGAGACGATCAAGATCGGCCAGGACGTGGTCGGAACGCGCACTCGCGTCAAGGTCGTCAAGAATAAGGTCGCGCCGCCGTTCCGGCAGGCCGAGTTCGACATCACATACGGCCACGGCATCTCGAAAATGGGATCGATTCTGGACGTCGCACTCGATCAGAACATCGTCGGCAAGAGCGGTTCGTGGTATACGTACGGCGAGCAGCGAATCGGCCAAGGACGCGAGAACGCGAAGGCGTTCCTGGAAGAGCATAGTGACGTCGCCACGGAGATCGAATCGAAACTTCGCGAAGCCTTGGGCAAGACCGCGTCGAGCAACGGCAAGGCCCCCGCTCCCATTGTCGACTGA
- a CDS encoding S53 family peptidase, whose protein sequence is MRFSQIAAATLIAALAGCNGAGMNSVPPNSTANTNAERSIQTQTTVHQPTAAELGLWPRPGPAIRVCGAVPQGYARCQAWIRTDIRGLARPNTPSGYGPSDLQTAYGLTSFSSSNGGGETVAIVDAYDDPNAASDLAVYRKQYGLPACSASSGCFTKQKLGTATNTGWGEEESLDVDMASAICPNCKILLVEAKTASLAALVKAEQYATAHADYVSNSWSGNEGSTTDDKFFNVSGVAITAATGDSGYNSTAQWPAILPTVVGVGGTSLTSVNPRTETAWTDAGSGCSKIYATPSFQKGITTGCSKRAQADSSADADPYTGVAVYDTFHQSGWEVFGGTSVATPITASVFALAGNTATNNPGNLYAHTSDLNDITVGSNGTCGKPLCIAGPGWDGPTGLGTPNGIGAF, encoded by the coding sequence ATGCGATTCTCACAAATTGCTGCCGCTACTCTCATTGCAGCGTTGGCGGGATGTAACGGCGCGGGCATGAACAGCGTGCCGCCGAATTCCACTGCGAACACCAACGCGGAACGATCGATCCAAACGCAGACGACGGTCCATCAGCCAACGGCCGCCGAACTCGGTCTCTGGCCGCGGCCCGGGCCAGCCATCCGGGTCTGCGGAGCGGTTCCGCAGGGCTATGCGCGCTGTCAGGCGTGGATCCGCACCGACATTCGCGGTTTGGCGCGCCCGAATACGCCAAGCGGCTACGGCCCCAGCGACCTGCAGACGGCATACGGTTTGACCTCGTTTAGCAGCAGCAACGGCGGCGGCGAGACGGTCGCGATTGTGGACGCATACGACGATCCGAACGCCGCGTCGGACCTGGCGGTGTATCGCAAGCAATACGGTTTGCCGGCATGCTCGGCGTCGAGTGGTTGCTTTACGAAGCAAAAACTCGGCACCGCGACCAATACGGGTTGGGGCGAGGAAGAGTCGCTCGATGTGGATATGGCCTCGGCGATCTGCCCGAACTGCAAGATTCTGCTAGTAGAAGCGAAGACCGCCAGTCTTGCTGCGTTGGTCAAAGCCGAACAATATGCCACCGCGCATGCCGATTACGTCAGCAACAGCTGGAGCGGCAACGAGGGAAGCACGACCGACGACAAGTTCTTCAACGTCAGCGGCGTGGCGATCACCGCGGCTACTGGCGATAGCGGATACAATTCGACCGCGCAGTGGCCGGCGATTCTGCCGACCGTCGTCGGCGTTGGCGGGACGAGTCTGACGTCGGTCAATCCGCGCACCGAAACGGCGTGGACGGACGCCGGCAGCGGATGCAGCAAAATCTATGCGACGCCGAGCTTCCAGAAAGGCATCACGACCGGCTGTTCGAAGCGCGCGCAAGCCGATTCGTCGGCTGACGCCGATCCGTACACCGGTGTCGCCGTCTACGATACGTTCCACCAGTCGGGATGGGAAGTCTTCGGCGGAACCTCGGTCGCAACGCCGATTACGGCATCCGTCTTCGCGCTTGCGGGAAACACCGCGACGAACAATCCCGGCAATCTGTACGCGCACACCAGCGACTTGAACGACATTACCGTTGGATCCAACGGCACGTGCGGTAAGCCGCTCTGCATTGCCGGTCCGGGCTGGGATGGACCGACCGGCCTGGGAACGCCAAACGGCATTGGAGCGTTCTAG